A genomic window from Raphanus sativus cultivar WK10039 unplaced genomic scaffold, ASM80110v3 Scaffold0921, whole genome shotgun sequence includes:
- the LOC108817256 gene encoding ethylene-responsive transcription factor ERF018: MAKKAMKEEEENRNSSTQSKYRGVRKRKWGKWVSEIRLPHSRERIWLGSYDTPEKAARAFDAAQFCLRGCDSDFNFPDNPPSISGGRSLTAPEIREAAVRFANAQDDTISVRGEESGLSEIRPESPSTSVVSEVATSSATTLDCDMSFFLDMIPTDFEMFPGFDDFSDGFSGDRFTEISPIEDYGGEEIFDGSLFLWDF; encoded by the coding sequence ATGGCGAAGAAGGCGatgaaggaggaggaagagaatcGAAACTCGTCGACGCAGTCAAAGTACAGAGGCGTGAGGAAGAGGAAATGGGGAAAATGGGTGTCGGAGATCAGACTTCCACACAGCAGAGAACGCATCTGGTTAGGCTCCTACGACACTCCCGAGAAGGCGGCGCGTGCCTTCGACGCCGCTCAGTTTTGTCTCCGCGGCTGCGATTCAGATTTCAATTTCCCCGATAATCCACCGTCGATCTCCGGAGGAAGGTCGTTGACGGCTCCGGAGATCCGAGAAGCTGCTGTTCGGTTCGCCAACGCTCAGGACGATACTATTAGTGTCCGGGGAGAAGAATCGGGTTTGTCGGAAATCCGACCGGAGTCTCCTTCAACTTCCGTCGTGTCTGAAGTAGCTACGTCGTCGGCGACAACGCTGGATTGCGATATGTCGTTCTTCCTAGATATGATTCCTACTGATTTCGAGATGTTTCCAGGGTTTGATGACTTCTCCGACGGCTTCTCTGGTGATCGGTTTACTGAGATTTCACCCATTGAAGACTACGGAGGAGAAGAGATTTTTGATGGGTCTTTGTTTCTTTGGGACTTTTAA